A genomic stretch from Thunnus maccoyii chromosome 19, fThuMac1.1, whole genome shotgun sequence includes:
- the LOC121886168 gene encoding helicase POLQ-like: MNAAKREIKVKRVSSRKRSRDILKTHLTPARKRGGGGGGGGGEQCPRNWRLSSIMADIKAVEYCSDSEDLFGDYDSILEDSSLLAKLDDAEQNERQRDLQTEAVDQRDFTTLRPSNEDILGEDILTDSILDGLGDEPFEDLPASRLEFQERVHENAKRSKLQDGDKTSTPFRNSDVERNTEDKTKRQMKARRSVTDQLKRTMLCNAAAPSEVSHSVVLKEVVVSEEISVAMQAMETVSAQTTNLGPFFGLPTKVKELIYKLRGIKSLYDWQETCLNLDCVHQRKNLIYSLPTSGGKTLVAEILILRELLCRKKDCLFILPYISLVQEKVRGLASFGLELDFMVEEYTGSKGKFPPVKRRNQRSLYIATIEKAHSLVNSLIETDRLDNLGLLVVDELHMLGDGSRGAVIEMTLAKVLYMSKIDLSAPCLRMSRFIKCISRREEAYWRSYERGYTGVSFADVFRHL, encoded by the exons ATGAATGCTGCAAAGAGAGAAATCAAAGTAAAAAGAGTTTCCTCAAGAAAAAGGTCGAGAGACATCCTGAAGACTCACCTGACACCTGccagaaagagaggaggaggaggaggaggaggaggaggagagcaatGTCCCAGAAACTGGAGGCTCAGCAGCATCATGGCTGATATAAAAGCTGTTGAG TACTGCAGTGACAGTGAGGACTTATTTGGGGACTATGACAGCATCTTGGAGGACAGCTCTCTCTTGGCAAAGCTGGACGATGCAGAGCAGAATGAAAGGCAGCGTGACCTCCAGACCGAAGCTGTGGATCAGCGAGACTTCACGACTCTGCGTCCATCGAACGAGGACATCCTCGGCGAGGACATCCTCACAGACTCCATCTTGGACGGCCTCGGAGACGAACCCTTCGAGGACTTACCGGCCAGCCGGCTTGAATTTCAAGAACGAGTTCATGAAAATGCAAAGAGGAGCAAACTGCAGGACGGAGATAAAACCTCTACACCTTTTAGAAACTCGGACGTAGAAAGAAACACGGAGGATAAAACCAAGAGACAGATGAAGGCGAGGAGGAGCGTGACCGACCAGCTGAAGAGGACGATGCTCTGCAACGCCGCCGCTCCCTCCGAGGTTTCTCActctgtggtgctgaaagaaGTGGTGGTTTCTGAGGAGATCAGCGTCGCCATGCAGGCCATGGAGACTGTATCTGCTCAGACAACCAACCTCGGACCTTTCTTTGGACTTCCCACCAAAGTGAAGGAACTCATCTACAAACTGAGAGGAATCAAGAGCCTTTATG aTTGGCAGGAGACGTGtctgaacctggactgtgttcATCAGAGGAAGAATCTGATCTACTCGCTTCCCACCAGCGGAGGGAAAACTCTTGTCGCAGAGATCCTCATCCTCAGAGAGCTGCTGTGCAGGAAGAAGGACTGTCTGTTCATCCTACCGTACATATCACTGGTGCAAGAGAAG gtACGTGGGTTAGCGAGCTTTGGTCTGGAGCTGGACTTCATGGTGGAGGAGTACACTGGCAGCAAGGGCAAGTTTCCTCCAGTGAAGAGACGAAACCAGAGGTCTCTGTACATCGCTACAATAGAAAAAGCTCACAGCCTGGTCAACTCTCTGATCGAGACCGACAGGCTGGATAACCTCGGGCTGCTGGTGGTCGATGAG CTTCACATGCTGGGCGATGGCAGCAGAGGGGCTGTTATTGAAATGACTCTGGCTAAAGTTCTGTATATGAGCA AAATTGATCTCAGCGCGCCATGTTTGAGGATGTCTCGATTCATAAAATGCATctcgaggagagaggaggcttacTGGAGGAGCTATGAGCGAGGATACACAGGTGTATCCTTTGCGGATGTTTTTCGACACCTGTGA
- the LOC121886070 gene encoding uncharacterized protein LOC121886070: MDPPPLSKTHGETYNTPTKYKDIISKSILISSGPPDVYQLRPKEEKFGTLTRKTVGEKNLNKENKTILLVGETGAGKSTLINTLFNYTMEVKFEDNIWFEIVEEEKKRRCQTESQTSDVIVYKIFGFEDKTLPFSLTIIDTPGFGDTRGIEQDDKVSQRLFDLFRSVDGVHEIDAVGLVLKASLNQLSDQQKYIFDSVTSLFGKDMEKNIVALITHSDGLTPENALEALETANIKCAKNEKNQPVHFLFNNCQTTQRTEETKVALENTWRITERGMKRFTDVLEKSKPQNLIITVEVMNARTRITACIQNLQDRIQLIELKQNEIQQTQEALKKHEQEMEKNKEFTVEVDEVNKEKEDIRGGRRWLVFYKGAVTCNICKENCHYPGCTMAWYPRDCEVMKGGRCTVCTGKCPASAHVKENWRYVNKTRKVKKTFEDVKQKYEENKVDCGQKKSLLENLQTEMEKLESEKIQPLTEVYHHVEQLEWIALNDNSLSTHVHLDFLIEKMKEIRATEKVQKLEEIKERMDEKNKAGL; this comes from the coding sequence CTGACAAGAAAAACTGTTGGTGAGAAAAACCTGAACAAGGAAAACAAAACCATCTTACTTGTAGGTGAAACAGGAGCAGGAAAATCTACTCTGATCAACACTCTGTTCAACTACACCATGGAGGTGAAGTTTGAGGACAACATCTGGTTTGAGATtgtagaagaagagaagaagagaagatgtCAGACAGAGAGTCAGACATCAGATGTGATCGTGTACAAGATCTTTGGTTTTGAAGATAAAACTCTGCCCTTCTCTCTGACCATCATCGATACTCCTGGATTCGGAGACACCAGAGGGATTGAACAAGATGACAAAGTCAGTCAAAGATTATTTGACTTGTTCCGTTCAGTTGATGGAGTTCATGAAATTGATGCAGTGGGTCTGGTGCTGAAGGCGAGTTTGAATCAACTGAGTGACCAACAGAAGTATATCTTTGATTCAGTGACGTCTCTGTTTGGAAAAGACATGGAGAAGAACATCGTCGCTCTCATCACACACTCAGATGGATTAACACCTGAAAATGCTCTGGAAGCTCTTGAAACTGCAAACATTAAATGTgccaaaaatgagaaaaatcaGCCCGTTCACTTCCTGTTCAATAACTGCCAGACCACACAGAGAACAGAAGAAACAAAGGTTGCTTTAGAGAATACATGGAGGAtaacagagagaggaatgaaACGATTCACAGACGTCCTGGAAAAATCTAAACCTCAAAATCTGATAATAACAGTTGAAGTGATGAATGCACGCACCAGAATAACAGCCTGCATCCAAAACCTGCAAGACAGAATCCAGCTGATTGAACTAAAACAGAACGAGATCCAACAGACTCAAGAAGCTCTGAAGAAACATGAACAAGAGATGGAGAAGAATAAAGAGTTCACTGTAGAAGTTGATGAGGtcaacaaagagaaagaagacatcagagGTGGGAGGAGGTGGTTGGTTTTTTATAAAGGAGCTGTCACCTGTAACATCTGTAAAGAGAACTGTCACTATCCTGGATGCACAATGGCCTGGTATCCCAGAGACTGTGAGGTCATGAAAGGAGGTCGCTGTACTGTTTGTACAGGGAAGTGTCCTGCATCAGCtcatgtgaaagaaaactgGAGATATGTGAACAAGACCAGGAAAGTTAAGAAGACCTTTGAAGATGTGAAACAGAAGTATGAAGAGAATAAGGTAGATTGTGGGCAGAAGAAGAGCCTTCTGGAAAATCTTCAAACAGAGATGGAaaaactggaatcagagaagATTCAGCCGCTTACAGAGGTCTACCACCATGTGGAACAACTAGAGTGGATCGCTCTGAATGATAATTCACTGTCTACTCATGTCCACCTGGACTTCCTGAttgagaagatgaaggagatcAGAGCCACAGAGAAGGTCCAGAAACTGGAGGAGATCAAAGAACGaatggatgaaaaaaacaaagcagggCTGTGA